The following are encoded in a window of Miltoncostaea marina genomic DNA:
- a CDS encoding RNA-binding S4 domain-containing protein — protein sequence MTAEKVRIDKWLWAARFFKTRTLATEAVQGGRVHVDGARVKPAREVHVGDRLEVTIGEATFAVVVRGLADKRGPASAAALLYEETAESRERRERQRELRRMAPPLGADLQGRPSKRDRRRIEAQRAAQRRAR from the coding sequence GTGACCGCGGAGAAGGTGCGCATCGACAAGTGGCTCTGGGCGGCGCGCTTCTTCAAGACGCGCACGCTGGCCACGGAGGCCGTGCAGGGCGGGCGCGTCCACGTGGACGGCGCCCGGGTGAAGCCCGCCCGCGAGGTGCACGTGGGCGACCGTCTCGAGGTGACGATCGGCGAGGCGACCTTCGCCGTCGTCGTGCGTGGGCTGGCCGACAAGCGCGGGCCGGCCTCCGCGGCCGCGCTGCTCTACGAGGAGACCGCAGAGAGCCGCGAGCGCCGCGAGCGCCAGCGCGAGCTGCGCCGCATGGCCCCGCCGCTCGGCGCCGACCTGCAGGGCCGGCCGAGCAAGCGCGACCGCCGCCGCATCGAGGCGCAGCGAGCGGCGCAGCGGCGCGCCCGATGA
- the rplM gene encoding 50S ribosomal protein L13: MSTQSAKPGTVERRWYVVDAEGQTLGRLAAVIAETLAGKRSPWYTRHCDTGDFVVVVNAEKIAVTGNKLRDKKYWRHSGYPGGIRSRSLGEQLQRRPEEVLRRAVRGMLPKNSLGRAQLTKLKVYAGPEHPHTAQQPEPLRLTRVAEVPA; this comes from the coding sequence GTGAGCACTCAGAGCGCAAAGCCCGGCACCGTCGAGCGCCGCTGGTACGTCGTCGATGCCGAGGGCCAGACCCTCGGCCGCCTCGCCGCCGTCATCGCGGAGACGCTCGCCGGCAAGCGGTCCCCCTGGTACACCCGCCACTGCGACACCGGCGACTTCGTCGTCGTCGTCAACGCGGAGAAGATCGCCGTCACCGGCAACAAGCTCCGCGACAAGAAGTACTGGCGCCACTCGGGGTACCCCGGCGGCATCCGCAGCCGCAGCCTCGGCGAGCAGCTCCAGCGCCGCCCCGAGGAGGTCCTGCGCCGCGCCGTCCGCGGGATGCTGCCGAAGAACAGCCTGGGCCGCGCCCAGCTCACGAAGCTGAAGGTCTACGCCGGCCCGGAGCACCCCCACACCGCCCAGCAGCCCGAGCCGCTGCGCCTCACCCGCGTCGCGGAGGTCCCCGCATGA
- the rpsI gene encoding 30S ribosomal protein S9, whose amino-acid sequence MSTDAPAAQRIRATGKRKNAVARVTLVPGGTGQITCNGRPIEQFFGRPVLVTQAKAPLATTGTEGAFDVVALLHGGGVSGQAGALRHGIARALTVADENLRPDLKREGFLTRDARIKERKKAGLKGARKRPQFSKR is encoded by the coding sequence ATGAGCACCGACGCCCCCGCCGCCCAGCGCATCCGCGCCACCGGCAAGCGCAAGAACGCCGTCGCCCGCGTCACCCTCGTCCCGGGCGGCACCGGCCAGATCACCTGCAACGGCCGGCCGATCGAGCAGTTCTTCGGCCGCCCGGTGCTCGTCACCCAGGCGAAGGCGCCGCTCGCCACGACCGGCACCGAGGGCGCGTTCGACGTCGTCGCGCTCCTGCACGGCGGCGGCGTGTCCGGCCAGGCCGGCGCGCTGCGCCACGGCATCGCGCGGGCGCTGACCGTGGCCGACGAGAACCTGCGGCCCGACCTCAAGCGCGAGGGCTTCCTCACGCGCGACGCGCGCATCAAGGAGCGCAAGAAGGCCGGCCTCAAGGGCGCCCGCAAGCGCCCGCAGTTCTCGAAGAGGTAG
- a CDS encoding NAD-dependent epimerase/dehydratase family protein: MRVLVIGATGAIGAPLVRQLIDRGHEVTGTYHSPGGAERVRAMGARPAQLDALDARAVREVVLAAEPDAVVHQATALTGLRSLRNVDRVFARTNLLRTAGTDALLAAAREAGVRRFVAQGNTTMYARVGGPVKTEDDPLDTDPPRPARESAAAMRHLEASVLGAGGIVLRYGTFYGAGDDGLVEPVRRRWFPIVGDGGGIVSWIHLDDGAAATVLALEHGMPGVYNVVDDDPAPVREWLPALAEVLGAPPPRRVPRWLARVLAGEFVVNLSTQVRGASNAKAKRELGWTLRHPTWREGFAEAYGQGGAGAVAREARPAAPAPAR; this comes from the coding sequence ATGCGGGTTCTCGTGATCGGGGCCACCGGCGCCATCGGCGCGCCGCTGGTCCGGCAGCTGATCGACCGCGGCCACGAGGTGACGGGCACGTACCACTCGCCCGGCGGCGCCGAGCGGGTGCGCGCGATGGGCGCCCGTCCGGCGCAGCTCGACGCGCTCGACGCCCGCGCGGTGCGCGAGGTCGTGCTCGCGGCCGAGCCCGACGCGGTCGTCCACCAGGCGACGGCGCTGACCGGGCTGCGCAGCCTGCGCAACGTGGACCGCGTGTTCGCGCGGACCAACCTGCTGCGCACGGCGGGCACCGACGCGCTGCTGGCGGCCGCGCGGGAGGCCGGCGTGCGCCGCTTCGTGGCCCAGGGCAACACCACGATGTACGCGCGGGTGGGCGGGCCGGTGAAGACGGAGGACGACCCGCTCGACACCGACCCGCCGCGCCCGGCGCGCGAGTCGGCTGCCGCGATGCGCCACCTCGAGGCGTCCGTGCTCGGCGCCGGCGGCATCGTGCTGCGCTACGGGACGTTCTACGGGGCGGGCGACGACGGGCTCGTGGAGCCCGTGCGCCGGCGCTGGTTCCCGATCGTCGGCGACGGCGGCGGCATCGTCTCGTGGATCCACCTCGACGACGGCGCCGCCGCGACCGTGCTGGCGCTCGAGCACGGCATGCCGGGCGTCTACAACGTCGTTGACGACGACCCGGCCCCCGTGCGCGAGTGGCTGCCGGCGCTCGCCGAGGTGCTCGGCGCGCCGCCGCCGCGCCGTGTGCCGCGCTGGCTGGCCCGGGTGCTGGCCGGCGAGTTCGTCGTCAACCTGAGCACCCAGGTGCGCGGCGCGTCGAACGCGAAGGCCAAGCGCGAGCTGGGATGGACGCTGCGCCACCCGACCTGGCGCGAGGGCTTCGCCGAGGCCTACGGCCAGGGCGGCGCCGGGGCGGTCGCGCGCGAGGCGCGCCCGGCCGCCCCGGCCCCCGCGCGCTAG
- a CDS encoding arsenate reductase family protein, producing the protein MELWHHPRCSKSRAAKGLLEERGVPFAERRHLERPPSPAELDAVLRALGREPWELARLGEPVARELGLRDAPRDRARWIALMTEHPVLIERPILVAGDGRAVLGRPPEAVLALLG; encoded by the coding sequence GTGGAGCTCTGGCACCACCCCCGCTGCTCGAAGTCGCGTGCCGCGAAGGGGCTGCTCGAGGAGCGTGGCGTCCCGTTCGCCGAGCGCCGCCACCTGGAGCGGCCGCCCTCGCCGGCCGAGCTCGACGCCGTGCTGCGCGCGCTGGGCCGCGAGCCGTGGGAGCTCGCCCGCCTCGGGGAGCCGGTGGCCCGCGAGCTGGGCCTGCGCGACGCGCCGCGCGACCGCGCGCGGTGGATCGCGCTGATGACGGAGCACCCCGTGCTCATCGAGCGGCCGATCCTCGTCGCCGGCGACGGCCGGGCGGTGCTCGGCCGGCCACCCGAGGCGGTGCTCGCGCTGCTGGGCTGA
- the glmS gene encoding glutamine--fructose-6-phosphate transaminase (isomerizing) has product MCGIIGYVGGRACRELILSGLERLEYRGYDSAGFALLDEGDGVVETVRAVGNLARLRAAAGEDGGSDARLGLGHTRWATHGRVTTENAHPHSSADGAVMVVMNGIIENYLELRHELQDEGVVFASETDTEVIPHLIAREYDGDLASAVRAVLPRLGGHFAFVAAHVDEPGRLVASRRECPLVLGVGDGERFVASAIPAFLRETRDIVVIEDDEVVAIEADGLTIWDGAEIVTDRAVQRVDWDEDAAEKGGYETFMLKEIHEQPSALWDTIGDRLKPDGSVDLPELGLDDAALARVERIHIVACGTSYHAGLVGRYLIEDWARVPVHCEVASEYRYRTCLAGPGDLVIGITQSGETADTLAAMRVARERGAHVVALTNIMGSQATRDADGVLYTRAGLEIGVAATKTHTAQVMALSLLALKLGRLKWALTAGGALDLADELRRIPDAVEAYLASPAPAQVMEVAASYADRPFFLYLGRHVGVPVSFEGALKLKEISYIPTEAYPAGEMKHGPIALLDEGSPVVVVATDGHVFDKVVSNIQEVRARGARVIAVATEGNSEIERHADDVLWAPRSPALLSSITAVLPLQIFAYGLARARGLNVDQPRNLAKTVTVE; this is encoded by the coding sequence ATGTGCGGGATCATCGGATACGTCGGCGGGCGCGCGTGTCGTGAGCTCATCCTCAGCGGCCTCGAGCGGCTGGAGTACCGGGGCTATGACTCGGCGGGCTTCGCCCTGCTGGACGAGGGCGACGGCGTCGTGGAGACGGTGCGCGCGGTCGGCAACCTCGCCCGCCTGCGCGCCGCGGCCGGCGAGGACGGCGGGTCGGACGCGCGCCTCGGCCTCGGCCACACGCGCTGGGCGACCCACGGCCGCGTGACCACCGAGAACGCGCACCCGCACTCCAGCGCCGACGGCGCGGTGATGGTGGTGATGAACGGGATCATCGAGAACTACCTGGAGCTGCGCCACGAGCTGCAGGACGAGGGCGTCGTGTTCGCCTCCGAGACCGACACGGAGGTCATCCCGCACCTGATCGCCCGCGAGTACGACGGCGACCTGGCCAGCGCGGTGCGGGCGGTGCTGCCGCGCCTCGGCGGCCACTTCGCCTTCGTCGCGGCGCACGTCGACGAGCCGGGCCGGCTGGTGGCCTCGCGGCGCGAGTGCCCGCTGGTGCTCGGCGTCGGCGACGGCGAGCGCTTCGTGGCCTCGGCGATCCCGGCCTTCCTGCGCGAGACGCGCGACATCGTGGTGATCGAGGACGACGAGGTCGTCGCCATCGAGGCCGACGGCCTCACCATCTGGGACGGCGCCGAGATCGTCACCGACCGGGCCGTGCAGCGGGTCGACTGGGACGAGGACGCCGCCGAGAAGGGCGGCTACGAGACGTTCATGCTCAAGGAGATCCACGAGCAGCCGTCGGCCCTGTGGGACACGATCGGCGACCGCCTCAAGCCGGACGGCTCCGTGGATCTGCCCGAGCTCGGGCTCGACGACGCCGCCCTGGCGCGGGTCGAGCGCATCCACATCGTGGCCTGCGGCACCTCGTACCACGCCGGGCTGGTCGGCCGGTACCTCATCGAGGACTGGGCCCGCGTGCCGGTGCACTGCGAGGTGGCGTCCGAGTACCGCTACCGCACCTGCCTGGCGGGCCCCGGCGACCTGGTCATCGGCATCACCCAGAGCGGCGAGACCGCCGACACGCTCGCGGCGATGCGGGTCGCCCGCGAGCGCGGGGCGCACGTCGTCGCGCTCACCAACATCATGGGCTCGCAGGCCACCCGCGACGCCGACGGCGTGCTCTACACGCGGGCCGGCCTCGAGATCGGCGTGGCCGCCACCAAGACCCACACGGCCCAGGTGATGGCGCTGTCGCTGCTCGCGCTGAAGCTCGGCCGCCTCAAGTGGGCGCTCACCGCCGGCGGCGCGCTCGACCTCGCCGACGAGCTGCGGCGCATCCCGGACGCGGTGGAGGCGTACCTCGCCTCGCCGGCGCCCGCCCAGGTGATGGAGGTGGCCGCCTCCTACGCCGACCGGCCCTTCTTCCTCTACCTGGGCCGCCACGTGGGCGTGCCGGTCTCGTTCGAGGGCGCGCTCAAGCTCAAGGAGATCTCCTACATCCCGACCGAGGCCTACCCGGCGGGGGAGATGAAGCACGGGCCGATCGCCCTGCTCGACGAGGGCTCGCCCGTCGTGGTGGTGGCGACCGACGGCCACGTGTTCGACAAGGTCGTGTCGAACATCCAGGAGGTGCGCGCGCGCGGCGCGCGGGTCATCGCGGTGGCAACCGAGGGCAACAGCGAGATCGAGCGCCACGCTGACGACGTGCTGTGGGCGCCTCGGTCGCCCGCGCTGCTGTCGTCGATCACCGCGGTGCTGCCGCTGCAGATCTTCGCCTACGGCTTGGCCCGTGCGCG
- a CDS encoding DJ-1/PfpI family protein, whose protein sequence is MSDRIAGFRLGIYVFKDAEIVDFAAPHGVFSVARRFDPELDAFLIADANRPVQAQAGFTVLPNYSFADRPAMDAFLIPGGFGTRQEMHNRRLHEFIGALPGATLLTSVCTGSWIYGAMGLLDGVAATNRKEPDRVESGPNGKVPLDRLADIAPGCRISRARVVDAGRIVTAGGITSGMEMGFHLLRRAGWDDGAIAEVARVMEYSAAWEAYRDDVEWAATPAAA, encoded by the coding sequence ATGAGCGACCGCATCGCAGGCTTCAGGCTCGGCATCTACGTCTTCAAGGACGCGGAGATCGTCGACTTCGCGGCGCCCCACGGCGTGTTCTCGGTGGCGCGCCGCTTCGACCCCGAGCTCGACGCCTTCCTCATCGCCGACGCCAACCGGCCCGTGCAGGCGCAGGCGGGCTTCACCGTGCTGCCCAACTACTCGTTCGCCGACCGGCCGGCGATGGACGCGTTCCTCATCCCGGGCGGCTTCGGCACCCGCCAGGAGATGCACAACCGGCGGCTGCACGAGTTCATCGGCGCGCTGCCGGGCGCGACGCTGCTCACGAGCGTCTGCACCGGCTCGTGGATCTACGGCGCCATGGGGCTGCTCGACGGCGTCGCGGCCACCAACCGCAAGGAGCCCGACCGCGTGGAGTCCGGGCCCAACGGCAAGGTGCCGCTCGACCGCCTGGCCGACATCGCGCCGGGGTGCCGCATCAGCCGCGCCCGGGTGGTCGATGCGGGCCGCATCGTGACGGCCGGCGGCATCACCTCGGGCATGGAGATGGGCTTCCACCTGCTGCGCCGAGCGGGCTGGGACGACGGGGCGATCGCCGAGGTGGCCCGGGTGATGGAGTACTCCGCCGCCTGGGAGGCCTACCGCGACGACGTGGAGTGGGCGGCCACGCCGGCCGCCGCCTGA
- the glmM gene encoding phosphoglucosamine mutase, with protein MPPRRLFGTDGVRGVANRDLTPELALALGRALAARVGAGSRVLIGRDTRRSGPMLEGALAAGLASAGADAVLLGVVPTPAVAELVAGTDAAAGAVISASHNPFPDNGIKLFGADGFKLADADEAAVEGGLDEPGERPEAGELGEVEHWPEGRERYVASLLRRASVDLRGLSIVVDCAHGATVATAPEVLRALGASVTELGVEPDGLNINVGCGSTDLGLLSGEVPRLGADLGLAFDGDGDRVLAVDAAGTPVDGDQILAVCALDMRERGLLAGDAVVTTTMTNLGFRRAMAAEGIEVRWTDVGDRYVLEEMQRGGYVLGGEQSGHLINLAHGPSGDGLAAALHLLRALVGRGDDLGTAAAVVQRLPQKLVNIRVERKSDLPSADGVWEAVRECESVLGDDGRVVVRPSGTEPLVRVMVEAPTAEECERWCASLAEVVERELGGGSVR; from the coding sequence GTGCCGCCGCGGAGGCTCTTCGGCACGGATGGGGTGCGGGGGGTCGCCAACCGCGACCTGACGCCCGAGCTCGCCCTCGCGCTGGGGCGGGCGCTGGCCGCCCGCGTCGGCGCGGGGTCGCGCGTGCTGATCGGCCGCGACACGCGCCGCTCCGGACCGATGCTGGAGGGCGCGCTCGCCGCCGGCCTGGCCAGCGCGGGCGCGGACGCCGTGCTGCTGGGCGTGGTGCCGACGCCGGCCGTCGCGGAGCTGGTCGCCGGCACGGACGCCGCCGCCGGCGCCGTGATCAGCGCCTCGCACAATCCGTTCCCGGACAACGGCATCAAGCTGTTCGGCGCCGACGGCTTCAAGCTGGCCGACGCCGACGAGGCCGCGGTCGAGGGCGGCCTCGACGAGCCCGGCGAGCGGCCGGAGGCCGGCGAGCTCGGCGAGGTCGAGCACTGGCCGGAGGGGCGCGAACGCTACGTCGCCTCGCTGTTGCGCCGGGCCTCGGTGGACCTGCGCGGGCTGTCGATCGTGGTCGACTGCGCCCACGGCGCGACGGTCGCCACGGCGCCAGAGGTGCTGCGCGCGCTGGGTGCCTCGGTCACCGAGCTGGGCGTCGAGCCCGACGGCCTCAACATCAACGTCGGCTGCGGCTCGACCGACCTCGGCCTGCTGAGCGGCGAGGTGCCGCGCCTCGGCGCCGACCTCGGGCTCGCGTTCGACGGCGACGGCGACCGCGTGCTGGCGGTCGACGCGGCCGGCACGCCGGTCGACGGCGACCAGATCCTGGCGGTCTGCGCCCTCGACATGCGCGAGCGCGGGCTGCTGGCGGGCGACGCGGTCGTGACCACCACGATGACCAACCTCGGCTTCCGGCGGGCGATGGCCGCGGAGGGCATCGAGGTACGCTGGACCGACGTGGGCGACCGCTACGTGCTGGAGGAGATGCAGCGCGGCGGCTACGTGCTCGGCGGCGAGCAGAGCGGCCACCTCATCAACCTCGCCCACGGCCCGTCCGGCGACGGCCTCGCGGCGGCCCTGCACCTGCTGCGGGCGCTCGTCGGCCGCGGCGACGACCTGGGGACGGCGGCCGCCGTGGTGCAGCGCCTGCCCCAGAAGCTCGTCAACATCCGCGTCGAGCGAAAGTCGGACCTCCCGTCGGCCGATGGTGTCTGGGAGGCCGTGCGCGAGTGCGAGTCGGTCCTCGGCGACGACGGGCGCGTGGTGGTGCGCCCGTCCGGCACCGAGCCGCTCGTGCGCGTGATGGTCGAGGCCCCGACCGCCGAGGAGTGCGAGCGCTGGTGCGCCTCGCTCGCCGAGGTGGTGGAGCGCGAGCTGGGGGGCGGGTCGGTCAGGTAG
- a CDS encoding citrate synthase, with product MTADEYLSAGEAAARLGVSKATLYAYVSRGLIESAPGPGPSRARRYPASSIDAFAGRRERARDRELAAHGSLHWGLPVLDSELTLIQDGRVFLRGRDVVALSRSEPFERVAALLWAADPDVAASLFAPAGDGAGPPAGDAPAAGPPSAGALAAHLVAAGEGALLTLGAGDAVVWRAAARLVEGLFGAAGARGGGRLAQRLAAGWGVADAAGELDAALVLCADHDLNVSSFTARCVASADAALEHVVLAALCALRGRRHGGLTDRVEALVRAAAHDGAAAAAGRALEGDGRLPGFGHPLHPGGDPRAAELLRLARGRSTAPDPAVEGLVALAAEQLGEAPTLDFGLAALARALGLPSGAAFALFALGRSAGWIAHALETRDDARLIRPRSRYRGPAPVG from the coding sequence ATGACCGCGGACGAGTACCTGAGCGCCGGCGAGGCGGCCGCCCGCCTGGGGGTCTCGAAGGCGACGCTCTACGCCTACGTCAGCCGCGGGCTGATCGAGTCGGCGCCCGGGCCGGGGCCGAGCCGCGCGCGGCGCTACCCGGCGTCCTCGATCGACGCGTTCGCCGGGCGGCGCGAGCGGGCGCGCGACCGCGAGCTCGCCGCGCACGGATCGCTCCACTGGGGGCTGCCGGTGCTCGACTCGGAGCTCACCCTCATCCAGGACGGCCGCGTCTTCCTGCGCGGGCGCGACGTGGTGGCGCTCTCCCGGTCGGAGCCCTTCGAGCGCGTCGCCGCGCTGCTCTGGGCCGCCGACCCCGACGTCGCGGCGTCGCTCTTCGCCCCCGCGGGCGACGGCGCGGGCCCGCCGGCCGGGGACGCCCCCGCGGCCGGGCCCCCGTCGGCCGGCGCGCTCGCCGCGCACCTGGTCGCGGCGGGGGAGGGCGCGCTGCTGACGCTGGGGGCGGGCGACGCCGTGGTGTGGCGGGCGGCGGCGCGGCTCGTGGAGGGCCTGTTCGGGGCGGCCGGCGCCCGCGGCGGCGGCCGCCTGGCGCAGCGCCTGGCGGCCGGCTGGGGGGTCGCCGACGCTGCGGGCGAGCTGGACGCGGCCCTGGTGCTGTGCGCCGACCACGACCTCAACGTCAGCTCGTTCACCGCGCGCTGCGTGGCGTCGGCCGACGCGGCGCTGGAGCACGTCGTCCTCGCGGCCCTCTGCGCGCTGCGCGGGCGGCGCCACGGCGGCCTCACCGACCGGGTGGAGGCGCTCGTCCGCGCCGCCGCGCACGACGGCGCGGCAGCGGCCGCCGGCCGCGCCCTCGAGGGCGACGGCCGCCTGCCGGGCTTCGGGCACCCGCTCCACCCCGGCGGCGACCCCCGCGCCGCCGAGCTCCTGCGCCTGGCCCGCGGGCGCTCGACGGCGCCCGACCCGGCGGTGGAGGGGCTCGTCGCGCTCGCGGCCGAGCAGCTCGGCGAGGCGCCGACCCTCGACTTCGGCCTCGCGGCCCTCGCCCGGGCGCTCGGCCTGCCGTCCGGGGCCGCCTTCGCGCTCTTCGCGCTCGGGCGCTCGGCGGGCTGGATCGCCCACGCGCTGGAGACCCGCGACGACGCGCGCCTCATCCGGCCTCGCTCGCGCTACCGCGGCCCGGCACCGGTGGGATGA
- a CDS encoding sigma-70 family RNA polymerase sigma factor: MDERDRLAGRFEQRRGRLRAVAYRMLGSLNEADDAVQEAWLRLDRGRADEIEDLDAWLTTVVGRISLNMLRARASRREQPLGVRMADPVVDPVDGTDPEHEALVAGAVGLAMHVVLDQLGPAERLAYVLHDMFAVPFDDVATVLDRSPDAARQLASRARRRVREATPVADADAGAGWEVVDAFIAAAREGDLEGLVAVLDPDVVLRADLGPLKPTRIMRGAQAVAKGARSFQRPGLVVRPALVNGAPGAVSTLHGEPFSAGSVVIRGGRIVAIDLLADPERLRALGPFPV, from the coding sequence ATGGACGAGCGCGACCGGCTCGCGGGGCGGTTCGAGCAGCGGCGCGGCCGCCTGCGGGCGGTGGCCTACCGCATGCTCGGATCGCTGAACGAGGCCGACGACGCCGTGCAGGAGGCCTGGCTGCGGCTCGACCGTGGCCGCGCGGACGAGATCGAGGACCTCGACGCCTGGCTCACGACGGTGGTCGGCCGGATCTCCCTCAACATGCTGCGGGCCCGCGCGAGCCGGCGGGAGCAGCCGCTCGGCGTACGGATGGCCGACCCCGTCGTGGACCCGGTGGACGGGACCGACCCCGAGCACGAGGCGCTCGTCGCCGGCGCCGTCGGGCTGGCGATGCACGTCGTGCTCGACCAACTGGGCCCGGCCGAGCGCCTCGCCTACGTCCTCCACGACATGTTCGCCGTGCCGTTCGACGACGTCGCGACGGTGCTCGACCGCTCGCCCGACGCGGCCCGCCAGCTCGCGAGCCGGGCGCGCCGGCGGGTGCGCGAGGCCACCCCGGTCGCCGACGCGGACGCGGGCGCCGGCTGGGAGGTGGTCGACGCGTTCATCGCCGCCGCCCGTGAGGGCGACCTGGAGGGGCTCGTGGCCGTCCTCGACCCGGACGTCGTGCTGCGGGCCGACCTCGGGCCGCTCAAGCCCACGCGCATCATGCGCGGCGCGCAGGCGGTCGCGAAGGGCGCGCGGAGCTTCCAGCGCCCCGGCCTCGTCGTGCGCCCGGCGCTCGTCAACGGCGCCCCGGGCGCGGTGTCGACGCTCCACGGCGAGCCGTTCTCGGCGGGCTCGGTGGTCATCCGGGGCGGTCGCATCGTCGCGATCGACCTGCTCGCCGACCCGGAACGCCTGCGGGCGCTCGGCCCGTTCCCCGTCTGA
- a CDS encoding TetR/AcrR family transcriptional regulator — MTGPRGGAARERILDAASTAFYREGIRAVGVDAVVASAGVAKATLYRHFPSKDALVDAFLERRDVRWREWLEGAVERLAPAPADRPLAVFDALGEWFASDDFRGCAFINAAAEIADPAHPAREAVRAHKRLLGGYLERLVREAGADDAAAAAAAPALLLLAEGSIVTALIEGDAAPALRARDAAARLLSGVVPSPREGP, encoded by the coding sequence ATGACCGGACCCCGCGGCGGCGCCGCGCGCGAGCGGATCCTCGACGCCGCCTCGACGGCGTTCTACCGAGAGGGCATCCGGGCCGTGGGCGTCGACGCGGTCGTCGCCTCGGCCGGGGTGGCGAAGGCGACCCTCTACCGCCACTTCCCCTCGAAGGACGCCCTCGTCGACGCGTTCCTCGAGCGGCGCGACGTGCGCTGGCGCGAGTGGCTCGAGGGCGCCGTGGAGCGCCTCGCGCCCGCGCCGGCGGATCGGCCGCTCGCGGTGTTCGACGCGCTGGGGGAGTGGTTCGCCTCCGACGACTTCCGCGGCTGCGCGTTCATCAACGCCGCCGCCGAGATCGCCGACCCGGCGCACCCGGCGCGCGAGGCCGTCCGCGCCCACAAGCGCCTGCTCGGCGGGTACCTCGAGCGCCTGGTGCGCGAGGCCGGCGCGGACGACGCCGCGGCGGCCGCCGCGGCGCCCGCGCTGCTGCTGCTCGCCGAGGGCTCCATCGTCACCGCGCTGATCGAGGGCGACGCCGCGCCGGCGCTGCGCGCCCGCGACGCGGCGGCGCGGCTGTTGTCCGGCGTCGTCCCATCACCCCGGGAGGGACCATGA
- a CDS encoding type II toxin-antitoxin system Phd/YefM family antitoxin, whose product MHEATTKPSQPVERAEDGEEIVIARRGEPVARLVAIRRGSGLASVRGAMRDRIAVADDFDELPEDIARASGAGCD is encoded by the coding sequence ATGCACGAAGCGACGACGAAGCCGTCCCAGCCCGTCGAGCGCGCTGAGGACGGCGAGGAGATCGTGATCGCCCGCCGCGGCGAGCCGGTCGCACGGCTGGTGGCGATCCGGCGCGGCTCCGGGCTCGCGTCGGTCCGAGGCGCCATGCGTGATCGCATCGCCGTCGCAGACGACTTCGACGAGCTCCCGGAGGACATCGCCCGGGCGTCCGGCGCAGGCTGCGACTGA